Part of the Coriobacteriaceae bacterium genome is shown below.
TGCCGAGTCCAGGGAGCGTCTCGCCGAGATCGAGATCCCCGAGGAGCTGCGCGACAACTTGGCGCTGTTCTTGCGCCTGGAGCGCCGTGTGCTTAGCGAGTATGATCCCGAGATCGCGGACCTGTTCGACAAGATCCTGACGGCCGAGATTGTGGCCAATGCCGGAAACCCCGGCGCCCGTGCTGCCGACGAGTCCGTCGACGAGCAGGGCGTGCCCACCGCCGACGAGCCTACTGCTGTGGCGTTTCGTGAGGTCGTCGATCTTATCGACAGCCTGCCGCTCGATAAGCAGCAGGTTATTGTCCGCGCCTTTACGAGCTTCTTCCATCTGGCAAACCTGTCGGAGGAGAACTACCGCGTGGCGCAGCTGCGCGAGCGCGAGGCAGGTGCGTCGACCGATACCGAGGTCGATCCCGCCAACGAACTCACCGTCGCCTATCACCAGTTGGTAAACGAGATGGGTGTCGAGGGCGCCAACGAGCTGCTCGACAAGCTCGAGTTCCACCCTGTCTTTACCGCACATCCCACCGAGGCCCGTCGTAAGGCCGTCGAGGGCAAGATTCGCCGTATCTCCAACCTGCTGGAGGAGCGTCCGCGCCTGGGCGGCTCCGACCTGGTGGAGAACGAGCGCCATATGCTGCAGGAGATCGACGCCCTGGTGCGTACGAGCCCCATCGCTCTCAAGAAGCCCACGCCGGTCGAGGAAGCCGATACCATCATCGACATCTTCGATAACACGCTGTTCGACGTCATTCCCGTTATCTATCGTCGTTTTGACGACTGGGTGCTGGGCGACAAGGCCGGCACTGTGCCGCCACTGTGCCCGGCGTTCTTCCACCCCGGCAGCTGGATCGGTTCCGACCGCGACGGTAACCCCAACGTCACCGCTAAGGTGAGCCGTGAGGTCGCCGCCAAGTATTTCATCCATATGGTGCTCAAGCTCGAGGACAAGTGCCGCCGCATCGGCCGCAACCTGACGCTCGAGGCCACCTACAGCAAGCCGTCTGCCGAGCTCATCAACCTGTGGAACCATCAGGTCGAGATGAGCACCCAGTACACGGCCCGCGCCGAGCTGATCTCCGAGCACGAGCCGCATCGCGCCGTCATGCTCGTCATGGCAGACCGACTCAACGCAACCGTGCGTCGCATCACCGACACCATGTACCACAGCGCCGATGAGTTCCTGGATGACCTGCGCGTCGTCCAGCGCTCGCTAGCCGCCTGCGGTGCCGTCCGTGCCGCCTACGGCCCGGTCCAGACCATCATCTGGCAGGTCGAGTCCTTCGGCTTCCACATGGTCGAGATGGAGTTCCGTCAGCATTCCGTGGTGCACGCCCGCGCCCTCAAGGATATCCACGAGAACGGTATCCATGGCGACCTGCAGCCCATGACGCGCGAGGTCATCGATACCTTCCGTGCCATCGGTTCCATCCAGAAGCGCTACGGCAAGAAGATGGCGCACCGCTACATCATCTCGTTCACCAAGAGCGCCCAGCATGTGGCCGACGTCTTTGAACTTGCCCACCTGTCCTTTGCACACGAGGAGGACGTTCCCGAGCTCGACGTGATCCCGCTGTTCGAGCAGCTCGAGGACCTCGAGGGCTGCGTCGACGTGCTCGACCAGATGCTCACGCTGCCCGTGGTGCAAAAGCGCCTTGCCCAGACCAACCGCCGCATGGAGGTCATGC
Proteins encoded:
- a CDS encoding phosphoenolpyruvate carboxylase: MGSNAESRERLAEIEIPEELRDNLALFLRLERRVLSEYDPEIADLFDKILTAEIVANAGNPGARAADESVDEQGVPTADEPTAVAFREVVDLIDSLPLDKQQVIVRAFTSFFHLANLSEENYRVAQLREREAGASTDTEVDPANELTVAYHQLVNEMGVEGANELLDKLEFHPVFTAHPTEARRKAVEGKIRRISNLLEERPRLGGSDLVENERHMLQEIDALVRTSPIALKKPTPVEEADTIIDIFDNTLFDVIPVIYRRFDDWVLGDKAGTVPPLCPAFFHPGSWIGSDRDGNPNVTAKVSREVAAKYFIHMVLKLEDKCRRIGRNLTLEATYSKPSAELINLWNHQVEMSTQYTARAELISEHEPHRAVMLVMADRLNATVRRITDTMYHSADEFLDDLRVVQRSLAACGAVRAAYGPVQTIIWQVESFGFHMVEMEFRQHSVVHARALKDIHENGIHGDLQPMTREVIDTFRAIGSIQKRYGKKMAHRYIISFTKSAQHVADVFELAHLSFAHEEDVPELDVIPLFEQLEDLEGCVDVLDQMLTLPVVQKRLAQTNRRMEVMLGYSDSSKDAGPTTAMLALHSAQERIAKWAEKNDIDLVLMHGRGGAVGRGGGPANKAVLAQPKGSVNCFFKLTEQGEVIFARYGNRTLAQRHVESVAAATLLQSAPSVEKTNTETTQKFWDMAEKLNAVSHERYLDLLNTEDFTPWFSTVTPLTEVGLLPIGSRPAKRGLGAKSLDDLRTIPWIFSWSQARINLAAWYGLGTACEQLGDLDQLKAAYQEWPFFRTFIDNIEMSIAKTDQRIAKMYLHLGDRQDLSEKVFTEMQLTRKWVLAIVGDEWPLQRRRVLGCAVRVRNPYVDALSIAQVRALREVRMNQDEMAEEKKAEYMSLILSTVTGVSAGLQNTG